A portion of the Polaribacter cellanae genome contains these proteins:
- a CDS encoding argininosuccinate synthase, translating to MSNNKGKKLVIAYSGGLDTSYCAVSLSKEYDVHAVSVNTGGFSDKEIKNIESNAYKMGVSTYKNIDAVATFYNKVVKYLIFGNVLKNSTYPLSVSAERIIQAIEIIEYAKSINAAYIAHGSTGAGNDQVRFDMIFQTLAPNIKIITPIRDQKLTRQEEIEYLKSEGIDMPWEKSKYSVNKGLWGTSVGGVETLKSEKPLPSEAYPSQLEKTGEEKVTITFKNGEFVALNGEENKPEINIENLNEIASKYAIGRDIHVGDTIVGTKGRVGFEAAAALITVKAHHLLEKHTLTKWQLQHKEYLSSFYGMHLHEGQYLDPVMRDTEAFLQSSQKMVSGNVVVTLKPYHFSLDGIISNHDLMSSAFSTYGEENKAWTADDAKGFIKILGNQNKIYQQVNK from the coding sequence ATGTCAAATAATAAAGGAAAAAAATTAGTAATTGCATATAGTGGTGGTTTAGATACTTCTTATTGTGCAGTAAGTTTATCAAAAGAATACGATGTTCACGCAGTTAGTGTAAATACAGGTGGTTTTTCTGATAAAGAAATTAAAAACATAGAAAGTAATGCGTATAAAATGGGCGTTTCAACCTATAAAAATATTGATGCAGTTGCAACATTCTACAATAAAGTAGTAAAATATTTAATTTTTGGAAATGTTCTAAAAAATAGCACTTATCCACTTTCTGTTAGTGCTGAGAGAATTATACAAGCCATCGAAATTATAGAATACGCAAAAAGTATAAATGCAGCATATATTGCGCATGGAAGTACTGGTGCAGGAAACGACCAAGTTCGTTTTGATATGATTTTTCAAACTTTAGCGCCAAACATTAAAATTATTACACCTATTAGAGACCAAAAATTAACCAGACAAGAAGAAATAGAGTATTTAAAATCGGAAGGAATTGATATGCCTTGGGAAAAATCGAAGTATTCTGTAAATAAAGGACTTTGGGGAACAAGTGTTGGTGGTGTTGAAACTTTAAAATCAGAAAAACCTTTACCAAGTGAAGCATATCCTTCTCAATTAGAAAAAACTGGAGAAGAAAAAGTTACCATCACTTTTAAAAATGGAGAATTCGTAGCTTTAAATGGTGAAGAAAACAAACCTGAAATAAACATTGAAAATCTTAATGAAATTGCCTCTAAATATGCAATTGGTAGAGATATTCATGTTGGCGATACCATTGTTGGTACAAAAGGAAGAGTTGGTTTTGAAGCAGCTGCTGCTTTAATTACGGTAAAAGCCCATCATTTATTAGAAAAACACACGCTTACAAAATGGCAACTGCAACACAAAGAGTATTTATCGAGTTTTTACGGAATGCATTTGCATGAAGGGCAGTATTTAGATCCTGTAATGAGAGATACTGAAGCTTTCCTACAAAGTTCTCAAAAAATGGTTTCAGGAAATGTGGTGGTTACTTTAAAACCCTATCATTTTTCTTTGGATGGAATTATTTCTAACCACGATTTAATGTCGAGTGCATTCAGCACGTATGGTGAAGAAAATAAAGCATGGACAGCTGATGATGCAAAAGGTTTTATCAAAATTTTGGGAAATCAAAATAAAATTTATCAACAAGTAAATAAATAA
- a CDS encoding aspartate aminotransferase family protein, with product MSLFNVYPLFNITPVKAKDVYVYDENSIKYLDLYGGHAVISIGHSHPKYVKNISEQVAKMGFYSNSIQNPLQVELADKLEELSGCKNYELFLCNSGAEANENALKLASFHTNKKKVIAFKNSFHGRTSAAVAATDNPKIIAPINAQQEVEILELGNLTGLEKALAKNDVCAVIIEFIQGVGGLDESTAKFYETANKLCKKYNTCFIADEVQSGFGRTGNFFAFQKFNVTPDIISIAKGMGNGFPVGGILIHPSIKASFGLLGTTFGGNHLACVATLTVLDVIKEEKLMENAKEVSAYFIEKSKEIPQLKKLKGRGLMLGLEFDFPIAELRKNLIYNHKIFTGSAKNPNLIRVLPSLTVQKKHVDVFFTALKSELKQ from the coding sequence ATGAGCTTATTTAACGTATATCCGTTGTTCAATATCACTCCTGTAAAGGCAAAAGATGTGTATGTTTACGATGAAAATAGTATCAAATATTTAGATTTATATGGTGGACATGCTGTAATTTCTATCGGACATTCGCATCCTAAATATGTAAAAAATATTAGCGAACAAGTTGCAAAAATGGGTTTCTATAGTAATTCTATTCAGAATCCTTTACAAGTTGAATTGGCCGACAAATTAGAAGAATTATCAGGTTGTAAAAATTACGAATTATTTTTATGTAATTCTGGTGCAGAAGCCAATGAAAATGCTTTAAAATTAGCATCTTTTCATACCAATAAAAAGAAAGTTATTGCTTTTAAAAACAGTTTTCATGGAAGAACTTCTGCGGCTGTTGCTGCCACAGATAATCCTAAAATTATTGCACCCATAAACGCACAACAAGAAGTTGAAATTTTAGAATTAGGAAATTTAACTGGTTTGGAAAAAGCATTGGCAAAAAACGATGTTTGTGCTGTTATTATTGAGTTTATACAAGGTGTTGGAGGTTTAGACGAAAGCACAGCCAAATTTTATGAAACTGCTAACAAATTATGTAAAAAATACAATACGTGTTTTATTGCGGATGAAGTACAGTCTGGTTTTGGTAGAACTGGTAATTTTTTCGCATTTCAGAAATTTAATGTCACTCCAGATATTATTTCAATTGCCAAAGGAATGGGAAATGGTTTTCCTGTGGGTGGCATTTTAATTCATCCTTCTATAAAAGCATCTTTTGGTTTGTTAGGAACTACTTTTGGTGGAAACCACTTGGCTTGTGTGGCAACTTTAACAGTTTTAGATGTTATTAAAGAAGAAAAATTAATGGAAAATGCGAAAGAGGTTTCAGCATATTTCATTGAAAAATCAAAGGAAATTCCACAATTAAAAAAATTAAAAGGAAGAGGATTAATGTTAGGGTTGGAATTTGATTTTCCGATTGCAGAATTACGTAAAAACCTAATTTACAATCATAAAATATTTACGGGAAGTGCTAAAAACCCCAATTTAATTCGAGTTTTACCTTCTTTAACAGTTCAAAAAAAACATGTTGATGTGTTTTTTACTGCCTTAAAAAGTGAGTTAAAACAATAG
- a CDS encoding GNAT family N-acetyltransferase, with product MQIVIANKSHSIYAEIICKTIEDAAKIRGTGIAKRKPEYITTKMENGNAVIALEGNKFAGFCYIEAWSHGKFVANSGLIVHPDFRNIGLAKQIKKVVFEHSRTKFPNSKIFSITTGLAVMKLNSDLGYKPVTFSELTNDQSFWKGCQTCKNYDVLTRTEQKMCLCTGMLFDPKKQNEEKPKKVKENVFKRLKKIKQNLFLKKDKNVK from the coding sequence ATGCAAATTGTAATTGCCAATAAATCGCATAGTATTTATGCAGAAATTATCTGTAAAACTATAGAAGATGCTGCTAAAATTAGAGGAACAGGAATTGCCAAACGAAAACCTGAATACATAACTACCAAAATGGAAAATGGAAATGCAGTTATTGCTTTAGAAGGCAATAAATTTGCTGGTTTCTGTTATATTGAAGCTTGGAGCCATGGAAAATTCGTTGCCAATTCTGGTTTAATTGTACATCCCGATTTTAGAAATATTGGGTTAGCAAAACAGATAAAAAAAGTAGTTTTTGAGCATTCCAGAACCAAATTTCCGAACTCTAAAATATTTAGTATTACAACTGGTTTAGCCGTTATGAAACTAAATAGCGATTTGGGTTACAAACCTGTTACTTTCTCGGAACTTACCAACGACCAATCTTTCTGGAAAGGTTGCCAAACCTGTAAAAATTACGATGTTTTAACAAGAACTGAACAAAAAATGTGTTTGTGTACAGGAATGTTATTCGACCCTAAAAAGCAAAACGAAGAAAAACCAAAAAAGGTGAAAGAAAACGTTTTTAAAAGATTAAAAAAAATAAAACAGAACTTGTTTCTAAAAAAAGATAAAAATGTCAAATAA
- the proC gene encoding pyrroline-5-carboxylate reductase codes for MKIAIIGTGNLGKSIAKGLITNNAITSLYLTKRNLGEIEEFNGYKNVFLTTDNQEAVKKSDVLIFAVQPAHLEQILDDIKPILTEKHVLISTITGFLIPKIEEKVGADKFIIRAMPNTAIAVGKSMTCLCSNAKGAKRIQLAEAIFNRLGHSLAIPESQMQAATVVCASGIAFWMRLIRATTQAAIQLGFDAKEAQELAMFTSEGAANLLITNEKHPEEEIDRVTTPMGCTIEGLNEMEHKGLSSSLIQGMVASFNKISTIKKEQI; via the coding sequence ATGAAAATAGCAATCATAGGAACAGGAAATTTAGGAAAATCTATTGCGAAAGGTTTAATTACCAACAACGCAATTACCTCTTTATACCTAACCAAAAGAAATTTAGGTGAAATTGAAGAATTTAATGGATACAAAAACGTATTCTTAACCACTGACAATCAAGAAGCTGTAAAAAAATCTGATGTTTTAATATTTGCAGTGCAACCTGCTCATCTTGAACAAATTCTGGATGACATCAAACCAATTTTAACCGAAAAACACGTGTTAATTTCTACAATTACTGGTTTTTTAATTCCTAAAATTGAAGAAAAAGTAGGTGCAGATAAATTTATTATTAGAGCAATGCCAAACACAGCAATTGCCGTTGGAAAATCGATGACCTGTTTGTGTAGCAACGCAAAAGGTGCAAAAAGAATTCAGCTTGCGGAAGCAATTTTTAATAGATTGGGGCATTCTTTGGCAATTCCAGAATCGCAAATGCAAGCAGCAACCGTGGTTTGTGCAAGTGGCATCGCTTTTTGGATGCGTTTAATTCGTGCCACTACTCAAGCTGCAATTCAATTAGGTTTCGATGCTAAAGAAGCACAAGAATTGGCAATGTTTACCAGTGAAGGTGCAGCCAATTTATTAATTACAAATGAAAAGCATCCTGAAGAAGAAATCGACAGAGTTACAACTCCAATGGGTTGCACCATTGAGGGGTTAAACGAAATGGAACATAAAGGTTTAAGCTCTTCTTTAATACAAGGAATGGTGGCTTCTTTTAATAAAATTAGTACTATTAAAAAAGAACAAATATAA
- the argC gene encoding N-acetyl-gamma-glutamyl-phosphate reductase yields the protein MLKVGIIGGAGYTAGELIRLLLNHPKTNINFVYSTSNAGNKLYKVHQDLIGSTEIKFSSEINKNVDVLFLCLGHGNSKAFLEKNSFSNNTKIIDLSNDFRLTSDKNLEGKEFVYGLPELQKEAIKSAKYIANPGCFATALQLAILPLAANGLLKKDIHINAVTGATGAGTSLSATTHFTYRDNNFSHYKAFTHQHLGEINQTIHQLQSNYTDDVIFIPNRGNFSRGIFATVYTKYNGSVNDAKKIYKEFYKDAAFTFISDDEIHMKQVVNTNKCLLHLKKYDNKLLITSTIDNLLKGASGQAIQNLNLLFGFEETTGINLKANYF from the coding sequence ATGTTAAAAGTAGGAATTATAGGTGGCGCAGGCTATACTGCTGGTGAGTTAATCAGGCTATTATTGAACCATCCAAAAACGAATATCAATTTTGTGTACAGCACCTCAAATGCTGGAAATAAATTATATAAGGTTCATCAAGATTTAATTGGAAGTACAGAAATTAAATTTTCTTCGGAAATCAATAAAAATGTAGATGTCTTATTTTTATGTTTAGGGCATGGAAATTCAAAAGCTTTTCTAGAGAAAAACTCATTTTCAAATAACACAAAAATCATAGATTTAAGTAATGATTTTAGACTAACTTCTGATAAAAATTTAGAAGGAAAAGAATTTGTGTACGGTTTACCAGAATTACAAAAAGAAGCGATAAAATCGGCTAAATATATTGCAAATCCTGGTTGTTTTGCAACTGCTTTGCAATTGGCAATTTTACCTTTGGCAGCAAACGGATTGTTAAAAAAAGATATTCATATTAACGCTGTAACTGGTGCAACTGGTGCAGGAACTTCGTTGTCTGCAACTACACATTTTACCTATAGAGATAATAATTTTTCGCATTATAAAGCTTTTACGCATCAGCATTTGGGTGAAATAAATCAAACAATACATCAATTACAAAGTAATTATACTGATGATGTTATTTTTATTCCAAATAGAGGAAATTTTTCCAGAGGAATATTTGCAACCGTTTATACAAAGTATAATGGCAGTGTAAACGACGCAAAAAAAATTTATAAAGAATTTTACAAAGATGCTGCTTTTACCTTTATTTCTGATGATGAAATTCACATGAAACAAGTGGTAAACACCAACAAATGTTTACTTCATTTAAAAAAATATGACAATAAACTATTAATTACAAGTACCATCGATAATTTACTAAAAGGAGCTTCTGGTCAGGCAATTCAGAATCTAAATTTACTATTTGGCTTTGAAGAAACAACAGGAATTAATTTAAAAGCGAATTATTTTTAA